The Nostoc sp. 'Lobaria pulmonaria (5183) cyanobiont' DNA window GTTGCCCGTAGAATGAGAGGGAGAGCAGGGAGCAGGGGAGGATGAGGAGACAAGGGGACAAGGGAAAAGGAGAATAACCAATGCCCAATGCCCAATCCCCCATGCCTAATGACTAATGACTAATGACTAATGACTAATTGGTGTGAGGAAGTCGGTTATGAAGTATATTCCATCTTTGGTTTCAGTTTTAGGGGCTGGTTTGGTCTTGAGTTTGGCGAGTACTAGACCAGCACAAGCTCAAGTAGCTTATGGTAGTTATATCGGTATCGGCCCCACTATTGGTATTACCGATGGTATCCAATTTGGGGGGGTGATAGCAGGGCGCTACAAGCTTTTGGAAGCACCAATTTCACTGCGTGCCCAAGTGCTAATTGGTAATAATACGGCAGTTGTACCAACGGTTTCTTACGATTTACCCCTCAACTGGCAAGCTGATGCCTACCTGGGCGCAGGATTAGTTTTGGCTGGTGGTGGTGGTTCTTCTCCTGTGGGTGACAAAATTAGTTTTGCCTTACAACCGGGCATTGATTATATGATCCCAAATAGCAATACTGTCCTTTTTGGCAATGCCATTATTGCTTTTGATGCCTACCGAGATAGTAGTGGTACAGCTATCTCAGTACAAGGTGGTGTTGGTTTGAGATTTTAATAGCCGAGAAAAACTCTACTGCGATCGCTATCCCTAAGAAGCGTTAAACTTCATTGCAAATAAAGAAGTTAGTCCAAACAATGTGATAATTTTTGGTCATGAAGAGAGACAGCACAGGATTAACACAGGAGAACACAGTGGCAATGGAATCAAATTTATTAACGGATGCCGGCGCAGATGAAATGAATCAAGATTTCAGTGAATATGTCGCCAACCTGCAACTTCACATGACTCTACAAGCTCGCAATCTTGTTCCAACGCTGAAGCAAACACTAGTAGATAGTCGCCACCAATTACTCCATCAAACCCAAGCCCACTTTGAAAAGCTAGTTTCTCGGCAAGGGTTATAAAATATATACAAATTTTAATCAAAATTCAAATAAAATAAGGGCAGATGTTGTTGGGTCAATGCCAATGGTGTTCTCACAAGGTCTGCTTTTTCTGTTTTTTAAGTATTAAGTTACTAAAATCACCCTTTTGGCACAATAGTAGAGAACAGAAACTAGTTAAGATTATTGCAGCAGTTCCTTGCTTTGAAGAGCAGTTAGTTAAGGCTAAATGGCGGCTCGAATTAAAATGACTTCATTACTTCCCAGAAACCTCAGCGTTGTTATTCGACCAGTCCAATACCGGGATCTGGATGGAATCGAGCGCATAACTCAAGAGTCATTCGCAGCCCTCACTCCCAAGGGAGCAGGTTTTGCCATCAGCCAGATGCAAAGGCTGCGTCGCTGGTATGGATTACTCAAATTTTTAAGTTGGTTTCCTAACCCGCTACAGTATCGCCTCTGTGCCTATGTCGCGGAGCAAGGGCGGATACTTTTAGGGATGGTTCAAGTGTCACCTTTTAACCGCACACGCAGTACTTGGCGGATCGATCAAGTGCTACTAGAACGTGGTGTCGATAAACAAGGAATTGGTTCGCAACTTTTGCGTCATTGTTTTGAGTCGATTTTAGAAGCTCGCACTTGGCTACTGGAAGTTAATATCAATGACATAGAGGCGCTGGCACTATATCGGCAAAATGGATTCCAGCGTCTGGCAGAAATGACATACTGGGAAATTGGGCCAGAATTACTGGCTGAATTGGCACAAGCAGAGCCAGACTTGCCCAACCTCTTGCCTGTGAGTAATGCTGATGCCCAGTTGCTATATCAATTAGATACGGCATCGATGCCACCTCTGGTGCGTCAGGTTTTTGACCGCAATACCCGCGACTTTAAAACCAGTTTGTTCGGCGCTTTAACTGATGCAGTAATGCAATGGCTAACCAAAACAGAAGTAGTCAGTGGTTACGTATTTGAACCGCAACGCAAAGCTGCGATCGGCTATTTTCAGGTGCAACTCGATCGCAAGGGTGAAGTTCCCCATGCTGCAACGCTGACAGTTCATCCTGCTTACACCTGGCTTTATCCAGAATTATTATCTCAACTGGCTCGTATTGCCCAAGATTTTCCCCAGCAAGGGTTACAACTAGCATCCTCAGACTATCAGGCAGAGCGAGAAGAATATTTGGAGCGAATTGGGGCAAAACGCATAGAACATACATTAGTGATGTCGCGCTCTGTGTGGCACAAGCTACGAGAGTCGAAATTCGTCTCCTTAGAAGGAATCCAGTGGACTGATATGCTGCAAGGTTTACAACCTACTCGTAAACCTATACCAGGTGGGATGTCATGGATACAACCAGGAAAGTTACCATCGTCAGATAAACCTCTGCCAAGCAAGCCAGAACCGATTAACTTTTCGGTAAAAAACCCTAGCATAGAAACATCGCCGATTGCTGAATCAGCAGATGGACAGCAGGAGAATTAGTGTGATATCCCAAGAGCAACCAAAACCGTTTATTTCCGCGTTGGGACTAGATTTTGGCAGCAAGCGGATTGGTGTGGCTGGATGCGATCGCACGGGTTTAATTGCCACGGGAATCACCACAATTGAGCGCACATCTTTTGAGCAGGATGTCGAGCAAATCCGACAAATAGTTGATGAACGTGAGGTGCAAGTTCTAGTTATGGGCTTACCTTATTCAATGGATGGCTCACTAGGATTTCAGGCACATCAAGTTCAGAAATTTACTAAAAGACTTGCTAAAGCACTGAACCTACCTGTGGAATATATGGATGAGCGATTAACTTCATTTCAAGCAGAGCAACTGCTGATAGCTGAAAACCGCTCCCCATCACGCCATAAAGGTTTGATTGACCGCAAGGCAGCCGCTTTGATTTTGCAACAATGGCTGGATGTGAAGCGTGCCAACTCCCGCAGTTCAGTTGCAGCTATTGAATATTGATACCTTTTAACATGATATTCTGAAAACGATTAGCCAGCAGTTGTATCTACGTATAAAGCTATTTGTTTGACATAATATGTCATTAACTATAGTTAAACGATTTTCAAACTTGCTGGTATTTATTAAATTTCTACATTTCGGCTATGTTTTCCTCTCCATTTCCTGAAGAAAATGATAACGCTCATGCGGGTTCCATCACTTTAACCGATGACAAAGGGCGATCGCTCGATTGTTACATAGAGCATTCCCTGGAGGTAGATGGACAAGAATACGTTTTGCTTCTTCCTGTTGACTCACCTGTAGAAATTTTTTCTTGGGAAGGTGACGGTGAGGAAGAAGAAGCAGTTCTGGTAGAAGATGACACGATAATTGAGCAAATTTTTGCTAATGCCCAAGCTGTACTATCTGAGCAGAACTTGATATTAAAGAACACAGCTTATGCTCTGACTGTTGCAGGTGATTTACCGCCAGTGGAAGAATCAGAACTCTTCACCTTAGAAATCGAAGACGAAGAGGCAGATTTAGAGCCTGAGCAATTACAGTTACTCGCTAGCTTTTATGAAGAAGATCAGGAGTATGCAATTTATACACCCCTAGATCCTCTGTTGTTTTTTGCACGGATAACAAAAACAGGTGAACCCGAATTACTCTCTCCAGAGGAGTTCCGCAAAGTGCAGCCTCTGTTAGAAGAACATCTTTTTAATGAAGTTGAATAAGATTAAAAATTCAAAATGTAATATTTTCATTTTGAATTTTTTAATTGGTAGTTTTTGATTGAAATCACAATTTACTTAAATCTTTTACTTTGTTCCATTAAATGTTGGAAGCAATGAAACATTAACATTACATTGGGGCAACTAGTATTGTTTAAAATCCTGGAAAAAGCATTTTTGTAGGGATTTTGAATTCCACGATCTAAAATCTCAAATTAGTATGAGGTGCTGAAAATGGCTTATAGCGATTTTACATTAAGTAAATTTAAAAAGTCATTCAGTATCCGCATTGATGAAGAAACTGATTTATGTGCCGACATAGAACCTTTACAGGCAAGTGAGAAACTCAAAAATTCTTTAGAAGAAACTACAGAATTAGCTTTAGCGATTAATACTGAAAAAGCTCGTTCAGAAATGATTATCACTCCGATATTGTTGGAGGTAAGACGCAGAGCTAATTATCCAATTAGCTTATTTTCGGGAACAGATTTTAATGTAGATGCAGAAAAAGGTCTGAATGGATACTGTGACTTTCTTATCAGTCGTTCTAGAGAGCAGCTAACGATTAATGTGCCAGTGGTGGTTATTATTGAAGCCAAAAATGAAAATATTAAAGGTGGATTAGGTCAATGTGCAGCCGCAATGTTGGCAGCACATTTGTTTAATCAACAAGAAGGAAATGAAATCAGAAAAATTTACGGTGCGGTAACAACAGGGGAGATTTGGAAGTTTTTAAAGTTAGAAGAAAACGATATATTTATTGATTTGAATAATTATTATATTAAAGAGATAGATAAGATTTTAGGGATTTTATCTCAAAATGTTCAGGGAGACATTCCAGGATGGAGTTCGACTAACTAAACTATATTGGGTTATGCTCATTTGTCTTAGCTATCTACATTTGACTGTTGATTATGGTCTGGAACAATTTTTTACAGCCTGATTTGATTTTAGAGGGTTCAGTGTTGAACCTAACACCAGATATTATCCAAAAATACGGGCTTAAAGGGCTGGTATTGGATGTAGATGAAACTTTAGTACCCTTTACAGTCGGGATAGCTTCCCCAGAACTACGAGAGTGGGTAGAGCAAATCCGCACCTGTACTGCACTGTGTTTAGTGAGTAACAACCTCAGTGAAGCCCGAATTGGTGGAATTGCGCGATCGCTCAACTTACCTTACTACTTAGGTGCGGCCAAGCCTTCCCGACGCAAAATTAGAGCAGCACTTAGGGGAATGGATCTACCAGTACATCAAGTAGGAATGGTAGGCGATCGCTTGTTTACCGATGTTTTAGCAGGTAATCGTTTGGGAATGTTTACCATTTTAGTCGAACCAATTGTTCATGCCGATGCGGCTCTCCGCTCTCATCCCGTCCGCAACTTTGAAGTTTGGATATCTGAAATTTTGGGAGCCTCTATTACCCCCAAGAAAAAGAAGATTCACAAAAGTTGAGAAATCGTCAGGAAAGTAAATCTAAAGAAATAATTAAGGAATCTTACTGGAACCAAAAAATCGGGGATCATAAGTATTAATAACATGGGGTCAGCCAAAAAAGACTCTAACTCATACTAAGTAAATATACTTCCGTAAAGCGTCAACCTTCACTATAGAGGGATTGGCGCTTTACAATTTCTTTAGTCATTTGTCCTTTGTCATTTGTCCGTTGTCATTCGTCAGTTACTAATGATTAATGACCAATGACTAATGACCAATAACTAATGACCAATGACTAATGACTAATGACTAAAACAATTGTTGTGAAAATCGGCACTTCTAGCCTAACTCAATCAGAAACGGGACAATTAGCACTTTCTACCATTGCCACTTTGGCAGAGACACTCTGCGATTTAAGACGCCAAGGACATCGGGTGATTTTGGTTTCTTCTGGCGCTGTAGGCGTGGGTTGTGCGCGGTTGGGTTTAACTGAACGTCCCAAGGCGATCGCACTCAAACAAGCTGTAGCAGCAGTTGGACAAGGCAGGTTAATTCGTATATATGATGATTTATTTACTACCTTGCAACAAGCGATCGCTCAAGTATTACTGACTCGCAGTGACTTAGTACAGCGCAGCCGCTATCTCAATGTCTACAACACTTTTCAAGAACTATTGGGACTTGGAGTGATTCCCATAGTAAATGAAAATGATACCGTAGCAATAGACGAACTAAAATTTGGTGATAATGACACTCTTTCAGCATTGGTTGCCAGCTTAGTAAAAGCAGATTGGCTATTTTTACTTACCGATGTCGATCGGCTGTACTCAGCCGATCCGCGTTCTGTACCAGATGCGCGGCCGATCGCTCTAGTTAGTAGCATTAAAGAATTAGCTCAATTACAAATACAAACAGGTTCCCAAGGTTCTCGGTGGGGTACTGGCGGTATGGTGACAAAAATTTCGGCTGCGAGGATTGCCATTGCGGCGGGAGTGCGTACCGTAATTACCCAAGGGCGATTTCCCCGGAATATTGAAAAAATTATTCAAGGTGAACTTATTGGGACACATTTTGAACCGCAACCGGAACCAACTTCGGCGCGTAAACGTTGGATAGCTTACGGACTTGTACCTGCGGGTAAATTGTATTTAGATGAAGGTGCGATCGCGGCAATTTCTCTAGCAGGAAGATCCTTATTAGCGGCTGGAATTAAGGCGGTAGAAGGAGAGTTTGACACACAAGATGCTGTGCAATTATGTGACACCAACGGTAA harbors:
- a CDS encoding GNAT family N-acetyltransferase, producing the protein MAARIKMTSLLPRNLSVVIRPVQYRDLDGIERITQESFAALTPKGAGFAISQMQRLRRWYGLLKFLSWFPNPLQYRLCAYVAEQGRILLGMVQVSPFNRTRSTWRIDQVLLERGVDKQGIGSQLLRHCFESILEARTWLLEVNINDIEALALYRQNGFQRLAEMTYWEIGPELLAELAQAEPDLPNLLPVSNADAQLLYQLDTASMPPLVRQVFDRNTRDFKTSLFGALTDAVMQWLTKTEVVSGYVFEPQRKAAIGYFQVQLDRKGEVPHAATLTVHPAYTWLYPELLSQLARIAQDFPQQGLQLASSDYQAEREEYLERIGAKRIEHTLVMSRSVWHKLRESKFVSLEGIQWTDMLQGLQPTRKPIPGGMSWIQPGKLPSSDKPLPSKPEPINFSVKNPSIETSPIAESADGQQEN
- the ruvX gene encoding Holliday junction resolvase RuvX, producing MDSRRISVISQEQPKPFISALGLDFGSKRIGVAGCDRTGLIATGITTIERTSFEQDVEQIRQIVDEREVQVLVMGLPYSMDGSLGFQAHQVQKFTKRLAKALNLPVEYMDERLTSFQAEQLLIAENRSPSRHKGLIDRKAAALILQQWLDVKRANSRSSVAAIEY
- a CDS encoding DUF3727 domain-containing protein; translated protein: MFSSPFPEENDNAHAGSITLTDDKGRSLDCYIEHSLEVDGQEYVLLLPVDSPVEIFSWEGDGEEEEAVLVEDDTIIEQIFANAQAVLSEQNLILKNTAYALTVAGDLPPVEESELFTLEIEDEEADLEPEQLQLLASFYEEDQEYAIYTPLDPLLFFARITKTGEPELLSPEEFRKVQPLLEEHLFNEVE
- a CDS encoding YqeG family HAD IIIA-type phosphatase, translating into MVWNNFLQPDLILEGSVLNLTPDIIQKYGLKGLVLDVDETLVPFTVGIASPELREWVEQIRTCTALCLVSNNLSEARIGGIARSLNLPYYLGAAKPSRRKIRAALRGMDLPVHQVGMVGDRLFTDVLAGNRLGMFTILVEPIVHADAALRSHPVRNFEVWISEILGASITPKKKKIHKS
- the proB gene encoding glutamate 5-kinase codes for the protein MTKTIVVKIGTSSLTQSETGQLALSTIATLAETLCDLRRQGHRVILVSSGAVGVGCARLGLTERPKAIALKQAVAAVGQGRLIRIYDDLFTTLQQAIAQVLLTRSDLVQRSRYLNVYNTFQELLGLGVIPIVNENDTVAIDELKFGDNDTLSALVASLVKADWLFLLTDVDRLYSADPRSVPDARPIALVSSIKELAQLQIQTGSQGSRWGTGGMVTKISAARIAIAAGVRTVITQGRFPRNIEKIIQGELIGTHFEPQPEPTSARKRWIAYGLVPAGKLYLDEGAIAAISLAGRSLLAAGIKAVEGEFDTQDAVQLCDTNGNEIARGLVNYNSNELQKISGRHSREISTILGYAGAETVIHRDNLVLT